DNA from Halorarum salinum:
CTTAATTCAAATTCAGCCATACGCTGTGGCCACGTGACAGGGACAAATACTCAAAACGGCGCTTACTCAACGAAAAGTACGAATAGCCCGAGCGAGCAGACGAGAATCAATGCGACAACCCCCCAAAGGAGCTTCTCTATCGTCCGGATGGGAAGCATATCAGTCCTTGACTTCCTTATGGAGGAACGCGCGCCCCTCGTCGGTAAGCCACCACGCTCGACCCTGACCAATTTTCTTGCTATCCAAAAGCCCTCGATGCTGAAGGTCACGGAGTCGCTGGTACGTTCCCGTATCTCCAATGGAGAGCTTCTCGGATATCTCCGGAGAGGCAAGCACTGGATCAGGGGAATCCGCGAAAACCGTGAGAATATCGGCATCAGAGACAGTCGGCTTGCGGCCCCCAGGCATAATAATACGGTTCGAGATTCCGGTGACTATAATCTGCCTGTCATAATCTACCCCAGCGTAGTTAGTTACTCCAGAAACACTAAGTACTCTCCGTATAACGGACCTGTTACGGGGCGAACACGCGGCGCTGTCGCTCCGCGACAAGTCGCCGTAGAATGCGGACCCGGTGTAGACGCACCGGCCCGCGTGAGGTCCCGTATCCGAGGTACGGCACCCATGTACGAAACTCTCGCCGGGGAACTTCAAGACCCCGTTCGACCGGACGCACCACCGCCCACTTCTGGAGTACCACGTCCCGACAGTGACCTGACCAACCGCGACGCCCCCAGTCCTTCCACAAACCGGGACGTCGCGGTGAGGGTCACGACCCTGAATCGCCCGCGCAGTACGCGCGAAAAGCACGACTCGCAGTACGACCAGAGCCATGTCTAACAACGCCACGCAGTCCGAAAAGTGTACCGAGGGTAACGATACCGACGAGACACCTATTCACGAGATCGGCACGATCCGCCACGTCGTCGTAGGCGAGGAGACCGTCCGCCTCGAAAGTACGAGCGAAGGGGTCGAGTTCCGCTTTTTGACGCCCGAACTCGCCCGTGGAACCGCCCAAGGGCTCCTGCCGGACGGCTACTCCGTCGTTCGCGACGACGAGGTGCGCAGATGAGCGCCGACCTCGACGATGGGTCAGCCATCGAGTGGACCGACCTCACCGCGTTCGAGGGGAACGTCCTCTACGCCATCGCCCGCCTGCAGAGCCACGAGGAGACCTCCTACGGGCTCGCAATCAAGCGCGTCCTGCAGGACCTCTACGGGAAGGAGATCAACCACGGCCGACTCTACCCGGCGCTCGACGACCTCAACGAGTACGGCCTCGTCGAGAAGTCCGCGCTGGACAAGCGGACGAACGAGTATCTCCTGACCGATGCCGGCCGCCAGCTCCTCCGCGAGCGCATCGACCTGCTCGCCGACGCGGTCGTCGGGGGTGATGAGGTGTGAGCGACGAGCCCCTTCTGGCGCTCGCCGAGAAACTCGACCAGCGGGCGGATAAGTTCGCCAAGGCGGCGAACTGTGCTGACGGTCAGCTCGAGGTGACAGTCGCGGACGTTCGGGCCGACACGTACGCCGAATCCGCAGCCATCGCCCGCGAGATGGCCAATGAATCCGAGGACGTGGACGTAGGAGACAGTACTGCGACCGACGGCGGGTCAGTGCTTCAAGGCCACCGCCAGGAGACCGAGGATAACGAGTACGCGACGCCGCCGGAGATCTGGCGCCCGCTGGCCCGCGCCACCGGCGGGTTCGACGTCGACCCGGCGAGCGGGGCGGAGCCAGTTTCCATCGCCCCCATACGCTACACGGAGGCCGAGGACGGCCTCTCGAAAGCATGGGAGGGGTCGGTGTTTCTCAACCCGCCGTGGTCGTCGAACGGCGATGGGAGCGCGAAGGAGACGTGGCTCCGGAAGGCCCGGAACGAGGCGAACCGTGCGAAGGTCGACGTGGTTGTCGTCGTTCTCCCGGCGGACACGTCCGCACACTGGTTCCACGACCACGTGCTCGCCGCCGAAGCGGTCTGTCTCGTCGGCCCTGGACGCATCCCCTTCGTTGGCGAGGATCGAAACCCATCGTTCCAGCTCGCGGTCGCGGCGTTCGGCGACGTCGACCGTGACCTCGTCGACGCCCTCGAGACGCTCGGAGCTGTCATCCGTGGACACACCGTCGTCGACGACACTACCCAAGCATCGCTTGGGGCGATTGACGAGGCCTCGACTGTCTCAGGGGGTGATAGACGATGAACAAATCCGAGCGTGCCCCGCTGGCTTACGTTGTTGCGGACGGAAGCTTCGTTCTCTTCGGAGGCGGCGACGCCTGGGCGAAGACCGACCTGGTCGCGGAGGTCCGGAGATGAACGCCGACCCCGCCTCGTTCCCCAACGAAGCAGGGAGCGACGCGCGCGCCATCGCCGACGGCGGTGAAGATCTGCCCCACTTCTGCGATATCTGCGGAACCGGGTTTCGAACGATCGCCGGCCTCGCTGACCACGACTGTAACGAACAGCCGGTCGTGACCGACGGCGGGACAAAACTCGACGTGCATCGCTACAGGGTAGGGCGCCCCGCCTCGGTCACCTACGGCCCAGGCTCGTCGGACGGCGACGACTGGGAACTCCGGTTTTCGACGATCGGCGGCGAGCGCATTGTCGCGGAGCTCGCCCGGGAGCAGATGTACGAACTGTGGATCGAGGTGAAGGGCGTGCCGTGGCCGAAGTCAGTCGACGACTACCGCCGGCGGGACGACCTTCTCGGGGAACTCGTCGAGCGGGCGAATATGGCGTGCAATGAACAGCTCCGTGACGCGCTCACCGCCATCGGAGGTGAGACGCAGTGACGTCGCTCGACTGGCCGGCGGAGTTCCGGCGAACTCCGCCGGCGGACCGCTCGCCGAACCGGAGCTTCGAGGTGTCGCTTCACGATGCCGTCGAGGATCTCGCCAAGGAGATGGGTCGTCTCGACGTCGACGACTGGCGACTCTCGACCGCAATGGACCACCAGACGCGGAACCCGAACTACCCGTACGCGAATCAGCCCGAACCGGACGACCCGGGCGTCGTCCTCCGCTGGTCGATGGACGGCGACCAGTTCGCCGTCGCGTGCGACTGGTACAACCGCGTTCGGGATAACCTCCGGTCCGTCGGCCTCTACGTCGCCGAGAAGCGGAAGATGGGGACCCGTCCCGTGACCACGGGCGAGACGGAGTTCGCGAACGCTCGACTGCCGCCGGGCGACGACGAGGAGTCCGCGGTTCCCGTCACTCCCAGTCCACACAGCGTGCTCGGCGTCGATCGCGGCGCCGACGACGAGGAGGTGAACGCGGCCGCGCGGGAGTTGCTGAAGGAGCACCACCCGGACCATGGAGGCGAACGTCAGGCGTTCATGCGCGTCAAGTGGGCCAGGGAGGTGATTCTCAGTGAATAGAAGCCCACCCTCGGACCTCACTATCACCGAAGCCATCGAACTCTACATCCATCGCAAGAGCCCGGACTGGAAGGGTGAGACCGAGCGGACGTACCGCCGGAACCTCCGGGTCTTCGAGGACTACGCCGCCGAGAACGACCTCGAAACGATCGAGGACCTCACACGCTGGACGATCGGCGGCTTCACCGACTACCTCCTGGAGCAGGACTTCGCCCGCGTCACCGTCGCGAGCCGGCAGAAGACGGCCAAGACGTGGTTGAAGTACCTCGAATCCCAGGGTGTCCTCGACCTTGGCCTCCATCTCGCGATTGACACCATCAAGACCACGGACGAGGAGGAGTCATCCGACCAGCAGCTCGCGCCGTCGGACGCCCGCGACCTCCTCGCCTTCTATCGGAACAGTACTGCGTGGCGCGGAACCCGCCGGCACGCGATGCTGGAGATCTTCTGGCATGTCGGGTGTCGGTCTTCCGCGGTCCGCGGGCTGGATATCGACGACTACGAGGACGGTGTCCTGAAGTTCCGGAACCGCCCCGACACTGGGACGCGGCTAAAGAGCGGCAACGAGCACGAGCGGAACGTCGTGCTCTCGGAGAAACCGCGGAAGGTTCTCGAGCTCTTCATCGCTCGTGAGCGCATCAACAAGCGTGACGAGCACGGGCGCGCGCCGCTGTTCACCAGTCGGCGGGGACGGCCGACGCTCAACACGATTCGAAGCTGGATGTACCTGACGACACAGCCGTGCATGGCCGTCGAGTGCCGCACGGCAACCGGCGGCCGAACTGCGAATACGTTCCCCGTGACCAAGCTAGCAAGTGCCCGTCGACGCGTGGTCCGCATGCGATTCGCCACGGGTCGATCACGTGGCAGCGGAATCTCGGCTTCGACGAGGATACCGTCGCTGCGCGGGTGGCGGCGACTCCGCAGGTCATCCGGCGGTACTACGACGACCCCGACTTCGACGACGAGCTCGAACGCCGTCGTTCGGAGACCGAGGTGATCGACATCGAGGAGCATCTCCACCCGACGGATCTGGGGGCGGAAGAGGAGGATGCCTGACCATGTTTAGAAGCTCTCAGACGGGCGATATAGTACGAATTCCGGCACGGGAATCGCCCTCCGACCCCACTCCATTTAAATACTGAGCGACAGCCGTACTCGGCAAATTCACCGCTCAGATCCTTCGACGGGGCCCTCTGGAAGCGAGGGTCAAATCGGGTCTCAATACTTGCGGGAAATCTGAGAAGTCGGGCCTATCGAGCCCGTCGTACCGGCGATGATCTCCTCGGAGGTGAGCTTCGTTGACCGCCTCCTCCGGGGGCGCCCTCGCGCACGCGAAGGCGATCGGGCACGACGTCGAGGAGTTCGTCGTCGACGCGATCGACGCGTTCGAACTCGCGTACGAAACCGACGTGCACCACGACGCGATCGTCACCGAGCCCGTCAGCTGTGACCTCGAGGCCGCCGGTGGCGTCCCGGTCGTCTTCGTTGGCCTGGTCACGCTCGAGGCCGACCAGCTCGTCGAGGTCAAAGCGTGCGTCCGGAGTGCGTCGAACGGCGACGCGACCACGCCCGGCCGATGGCTGTTCAAGGGAGCCGACGAGGGGCAGCACGGCGCGCTCGTCGATGAGGACGCCGTCTACGCGCTCACAGTCTACGATGGAGAAGGTGCGTCGCGGGAGTTGCTCGCGATCGTTCCCGCAGACGTCGTCGACGAGCTCATCTCCGACTCCTGGTACGGCGTCGACCGGCGGGAGAACTGGGTCGCGAAACTCGGCTGGACGCACGTCCTCGACGAGGAGGTGGTCCGGGCGTGACGTCCGACCGCTTCACCGAATCGTTCCCCAGCCTTCGCGAAGAGATCGGCGAGGACCCGGCGCGGTTCCTGGACGTCCCGCTGCTCGGATCGACCGGCGCGTCGACGCCGTTCGGGCTCGCCCGAGCCCGGATCCGCGGCATCGACGAGATCGGCACGGCAAAGGCGTGGCTCGCAGTCGAGCGCGCGCTCGGTCGAGGTGACGATGACGGTCCGCGTGAGCGGGTCGTCGACCTCCTCGAGGCGCGGATCGACGATCTCGAGGAGCACGGCGAGCGTCCGAGCAACGAGCAGCTGGTGATGAGTTGGGGCGGCTGGGCCCAAACGTCGACGGGGCGCGAGACGTTCCTGCAGAACTACCTCGGGCCAGTCCCCGACCACGTTACAGCGCAGGCGTTCGACGAACTTCCGCTGGCGTAACTCCCTCCAGTTTTCCTGAGCTAACGGCTCTGTTGAAAACCTCAAAGAGCGCCTTATTGAATCCCTCTAGCGGTGATAGGTCCCCAGAATCCTGCTGAATAAATAGCGCAAATTCATCAGTACAATCACTTCGACCCGTTAGACGGAACGAACCAACCGTGGCACGTCAGTTTACGCTGCCCACTCGGTCAGAGTTTTGATAGAGGTACTGTGTCACGGTCACTCGCGCATACGCCGTAAGGCCCCCCCGGCGAGAACGACGACGACCCCGGCAGTAGAGAGTATCACCAAGCCGGGAATGAACGACCCCGTGACCTCATGGAACGTACCGATGAGTACTGGTCCGAGGAATCCACCGATTTCGCCAACTGAAAAGACAAACCCCATAGCCGTCCCGGTGAGCCGCGCACCGACTCCATCTAGATCCGGAGGTATCGCTCGAATGAGTGGCGAGAGCCCGCCCACTCCGATACCGGTGACGACAACGCCAGCGAACATCAAAAATCGTACACCTCCTAGCACTATCCCGACAATTCCAATGCAGGTGATACTTCCACACGTTATCAAGGCCGCTTGGCGGGCGGAATATCGATCGGCGATTGCGGGAACGGACAGGATCCCGACAGCAACGGCTGCAACGAATACACTCGTGGTTTGACCAGCCCGGTCCGGTGAAAGTCCACGTGATTCCAAAATTGTTGGAAGCCAGCCCTGGACACCGTGGTTGACGAACAGATACATCGTCCCGATGATGACGATGAGTTGAAGCTCTCTGTGCGAGAGGATGAGCCCGAGGTCGTGGCTGATCGAGTCGACCGAGAACGACGAATCGTGCTCGGCGGTGCGATCGTCAATTCCTGCCTGCCATGCAACGGCGAACCAGATTACAGCATAGCCGACCGCGATGAGACCGCTCCAGAAAAAGAGGGGGCGCCATCCACCGAGCAGCGGACCGAATATTGGCCGACCGACACTGAATACGCCAGCCGATCCCACGGAGGCTCCGATGAGATAGATCGAGGACGGGAGGCCAGTTCGCTCTGGGGGAAAGAGAAACGAAACGAGCTTTGGGAGTCCAAACGTGATTGCGGTCGCGCCGACGCCAATCAGAAGGGTGAATGCAAGGAGCGACGGGAATCCCTGTGCGATACTTCGGCCGATTTGGGCGACACCGTAAATCAGGATACCGGTCGCAAGACTTCGGCCGGGTCCCACACGGTCGATGATAATCCCCGAAAACAGCGCGAGTGGAATATAGGTTAACGGGACTGCACCGACTAGTACGCCAGCCTGTGTGCCAGTGAGACCCATTTCCGAAATGATCGGAGAGAGATAGGCCGGCAGTGAGAACCAGATAAACATCAGGCACGTATATCCAAACGACGCAGTGACGACTAGTCCGTACGCATGACGGGTCTCATCTGCCAGCTTCCCCATCGAAGAGGCAGTTTCAAAGAGACGAATATAAGCCTATTTACTCCACGAGGAGCGCGAGGAACCAGTGTACTGAATACACCCTCTATATGCAGCAAGTCACTCCTGGCAGAGATCGGATAGTTCTGTCAGTTAATGCTGAATACAGGGCGCTTGTGCAGCACTGAACTCGCGGAGACAGAAACTGAATCAAGTTGACACAGAGAGTGATAGAACTGGTCGTCGCACTCGCAGCGACCTTTCCGACCCTCTAAGACTTCACTGAGAAATAGTGATGTGGGCAAAAGCCTTCGATCAGTTCCGTTTCCTTCAGGCGATCTCTACCAGATGGGATATCACCGAGCCATCGTGGCCGGGAGTCGCAACTCGACGACGGCACCCTGAGGATCGTTCTCCCGGAAGTCGAGTTCGCCCCCGGACCTCATGACCGTCCAATAGATCACCCAAAGGCCGAGTCCTTCCCCGTGTGATAGCTGCGTCTCAGTCGGTTGAAAGAGCGCATTTACTTCGTCGAGAGGCAACCCGCTGCCCGTATCGGCGATCGAAAGCCGCACCTGCTCCGTTTGAACTGGGCTCGAACACTCGATCGCGATTTCGACCTCCCCGTCGTTGTGGATGACCGCGTTCTCGAGCGCTTCATCGATCGCCCGCGGAAGCGCCGAGTGCCCGCGAATCGTGTACCCTTCTGGAATCTCTGTCGAGACGGGAACCTCCGGG
Protein-coding regions in this window:
- a CDS encoding J domain-containing protein, with translation MTSLDWPAEFRRTPPADRSPNRSFEVSLHDAVEDLAKEMGRLDVDDWRLSTAMDHQTRNPNYPYANQPEPDDPGVVLRWSMDGDQFAVACDWYNRVRDNLRSVGLYVAEKRKMGTRPVTTGETEFANARLPPGDDEESAVPVTPSPHSVLGVDRGADDEEVNAAARELLKEHHPDHGGERQAFMRVKWAREVILSE
- a CDS encoding tyrosine-type recombinase/integrase; the encoded protein is MNRSPPSDLTITEAIELYIHRKSPDWKGETERTYRRNLRVFEDYAAENDLETIEDLTRWTIGGFTDYLLEQDFARVTVASRQKTAKTWLKYLESQGVLDLGLHLAIDTIKTTDEEESSDQQLAPSDARDLLAFYRNSTAWRGTRRHAMLEIFWHVGCRSSAVRGLDIDDYEDGVLKFRNRPDTGTRLKSGNEHERNVVLSEKPRKVLELFIARERINKRDEHGRAPLFTSRRGRPTLNTIRSWMYLTTQPCMAVECRTATGGRTANTFPVTKLASARRRVVRMRFATGRSRGSGISASTRIPSLRGWRRLRRSSGGTTTTPTSTTSSNAVVRRPR
- a CDS encoding helix-turn-helix transcriptional regulator, which encodes MSADLDDGSAIEWTDLTAFEGNVLYAIARLQSHEETSYGLAIKRVLQDLYGKEINHGRLYPALDDLNEYGLVEKSALDKRTNEYLLTDAGRQLLRERIDLLADAVVGGDEV
- a CDS encoding phage N-6-adenine-methyltransferase, with the protein product MSDEPLLALAEKLDQRADKFAKAANCADGQLEVTVADVRADTYAESAAIAREMANESEDVDVGDSTATDGGSVLQGHRQETEDNEYATPPEIWRPLARATGGFDVDPASGAEPVSIAPIRYTEAEDGLSKAWEGSVFLNPPWSSNGDGSAKETWLRKARNEANRAKVDVVVVVLPADTSAHWFHDHVLAAEAVCLVGPGRIPFVGEDRNPSFQLAVAAFGDVDRDLVDALETLGAVIRGHTVVDDTTQASLGAIDEASTVSGGDRR
- a CDS encoding MFS transporter; protein product: MGKLADETRHAYGLVVTASFGYTCLMFIWFSLPAYLSPIISEMGLTGTQAGVLVGAVPLTYIPLALFSGIIIDRVGPGRSLATGILIYGVAQIGRSIAQGFPSLLAFTLLIGVGATAITFGLPKLVSFLFPPERTGLPSSIYLIGASVGSAGVFSVGRPIFGPLLGGWRPLFFWSGLIAVGYAVIWFAVAWQAGIDDRTAEHDSSFSVDSISHDLGLILSHRELQLIVIIGTMYLFVNHGVQGWLPTILESRGLSPDRAGQTTSVFVAAVAVGILSVPAIADRYSARQAALITCGSITCIGIVGIVLGGVRFLMFAGVVVTGIGVGGLSPLIRAIPPDLDGVGARLTGTAMGFVFSVGEIGGFLGPVLIGTFHEVTGSFIPGLVILSTAGVVVVLAGGALRRMRE